In the Leifsonia sp. 466MF genome, one interval contains:
- a CDS encoding SDR family oxidoreductase yields the protein MTASTPSDTSSAASAGPDRPIALVTGASRGIGRAIAVELGRTHHILVGGRDAAAVDAVVAELPSAEPYVADLVADLSGASLPPLPERLDVLVHSAGVEDGGTIEETDAEVWRHVFEVNVFAVAALTRHALPALRAAEGLVVAINSGSGLASGPGGGVYAGSKFALRALTDALREEERPHGVRVSSIHPGRVDTDMQRALVAREGVDYDTTYTITPEMVAATVRTAVDLPPTGTVESLSVRPFHRR from the coding sequence ATGACCGCATCCACTCCCTCCGACACCTCGTCCGCCGCGTCCGCGGGACCGGACCGGCCGATCGCGCTGGTGACCGGCGCGTCGCGCGGCATCGGACGGGCGATCGCCGTCGAGCTCGGGCGCACGCACCACATCCTGGTCGGAGGGCGGGATGCCGCCGCCGTGGATGCGGTGGTCGCCGAGCTGCCGTCGGCCGAGCCATACGTGGCCGATCTGGTCGCCGACCTCTCCGGCGCGTCCCTTCCACCACTTCCCGAGCGCCTCGATGTGCTCGTGCACTCGGCCGGCGTGGAGGACGGCGGCACGATCGAAGAGACCGACGCGGAGGTGTGGCGTCACGTGTTCGAGGTGAACGTTTTCGCGGTCGCCGCGCTCACGCGGCACGCGCTCCCGGCGCTGCGGGCGGCGGAGGGGCTGGTGGTCGCCATCAACAGCGGCTCGGGGCTGGCCAGCGGGCCGGGCGGCGGAGTCTATGCGGGCTCCAAGTTCGCGCTGCGGGCGCTCACGGATGCGCTTCGCGAGGAGGAGCGTCCGCACGGGGTGCGCGTCAGCAGCATCCACCCGGGGCGGGTCGACACCGATATGCAGCGCGCCCTCGTCGCCCGCGAGGGCGTCGATTACGACACGACGTACACGATCACGCCCGAGATGGTCGCGGCGACAGTCCGCACCGCGGTCGACCTGCCGCCGACCGGCACCGTCGAGTCCCTCAGCGTGCGCCCCTTCCACCGCCGCTGA